Proteins from a single region of Gordonia hongkongensis:
- a CDS encoding MBL fold metallo-hydrolase: MRLPLRTARPMTITRVDGDSSTTHFVSTDVVNWVLLEQDGELTLIDGGYPGQAAQVVESIERIGRKPEDVRGALLTHAHVDHLGGLVKLQAQYGFDVYMDPVEVDHALRHHLQQANALDLVPQVANPRLWAWLAKTTPLGVLSRAGLARASGFSTDGHRPLDLPGAPVPVASPGHTDGHSAYLVADGRALVSGDALVSGHEISSITGPQCIPSLFQHDEPTARRSVERFTELDADILLPGHGPVHHGGVAAAARAALSR, translated from the coding sequence ATGCGACTCCCGTTGCGTACCGCGCGACCGATGACCATCACCAGGGTCGACGGCGATTCGTCGACAACCCATTTCGTCTCCACCGACGTCGTGAACTGGGTGCTGCTGGAGCAGGACGGCGAGCTGACGCTCATCGACGGCGGTTATCCGGGCCAGGCCGCCCAGGTCGTCGAATCCATCGAACGGATCGGCCGCAAGCCCGAGGACGTACGCGGCGCGCTCCTCACCCATGCTCACGTCGACCACCTGGGTGGTCTCGTCAAGCTGCAGGCGCAGTACGGGTTCGACGTTTACATGGACCCGGTCGAGGTGGATCACGCGCTGCGCCACCACCTCCAGCAGGCGAACGCGCTCGATCTCGTCCCGCAGGTGGCGAATCCCCGCCTGTGGGCGTGGCTGGCCAAGACCACTCCGCTCGGCGTCCTCAGCCGCGCGGGTCTCGCGCGGGCGTCGGGGTTCTCCACCGATGGGCACCGACCGCTCGACCTCCCGGGCGCACCGGTCCCCGTGGCGAGCCCCGGCCACACCGACGGCCACAGCGCCTACCTCGTCGCCGACGGCCGCGCCCTGGTGTCCGGCGACGCACTGGTGAGCGGACACGAGATCTCGTCGATCACCGGGCCGCAGTGCATCCCGTCGCTGTTCCAGCACGACGAACCCACCGCGCGACGCAGCGTCGAACGGTTCACCGAGCTCGACGCCGACATCCTGCTCCCGGGCCACGGCCCGGTTCATCACGGCGGCGTGGCCGCGGCCGCGCGTGCGGCGCTGTCACGCTGA
- a CDS encoding MmpS family transport accessory protein, giving the protein MSDVDGGPMKKSVAYAGSWWIVWVVIAVMSVSAFYVGKLRLSEIPDRAIGHSPAAPEAGVVRDKSIEYVVTGPAGSSARVSYIEPGGRVVDDKVSVPWRMVLRTRELTTSVGVLTQSSGRGAVSCAVRVNGFERARQTGSGADGSTVANCLVPVA; this is encoded by the coding sequence ATGTCTGATGTCGATGGGGGTCCGATGAAGAAGTCCGTTGCGTATGCAGGCTCGTGGTGGATCGTGTGGGTGGTCATCGCGGTGATGTCCGTGTCGGCGTTCTACGTCGGCAAGCTGCGCCTGAGTGAGATCCCCGACCGGGCGATCGGCCACTCGCCGGCGGCGCCTGAGGCGGGCGTCGTGCGCGACAAATCGATCGAGTACGTCGTGACCGGCCCGGCGGGCTCGTCAGCGCGGGTGTCCTACATCGAGCCCGGGGGACGGGTCGTCGACGACAAGGTCTCCGTTCCGTGGCGGATGGTGCTCCGTACGCGCGAACTGACGACTTCCGTCGGGGTGCTCACTCAATCATCAGGTCGCGGCGCGGTGTCATGCGCGGTGCGGGTCAACGGGTTCGAGCGAGCGAGGCAGACCGGCTCGGGCGCCGACGGCAGCACGGTCGCCAATTGTCTGGTCCCGGTGGCGTAG
- a CDS encoding galactan 5-O-arabinofuranosyltransferase, translated as MNRPDPSRRPSASSGTPQGAEEDSPSAPQGSTGYGRAVLSLLIAVVVGGLVSMAGLTAIGTVEWPAFNSSNVTRSLTTAGQVLAIAILVIAALLYRYGKGRLLVPVLSAAAMSGFVTVTIGMPLGATRLYLFGLSVDQEFRTEYLTRMTSSPHLADMTYTDLPPYYPAGWFWWGGRFANLLGQPGWETYKTWAIVSMAVAAAVGVILFIRMFGADRGVALGLAVTTVTLLYASPEPYAAILVLIGVPMLITLTYALRGRTRAVDGPMGPLFGATSWPAVAASGVFLGISAATYTLYTGLFALTAVLLAGYFAVQGWLSASNKATPSATVTSRRRGVVLAVIGRLVVVGVLSGLIALLVWAPYLWARLTNTPASGGTAEHYLPERGSVLPLPMFGLNLVGAITMIGLLWILLRFRTRTVALAMGVTVVTVYLFCLLSMLMTALGTTLLSFRLEPILVATLSAAGVFGVVDLAHAAVRRFGDVRVVVGTLAVLSAIAMAQSIPGHLGTEITTAYTDTDGYGERADARPAGAESYFAELDKLIGEQTGRPRTENVVLTADFGFLSIYPYWGFQGLTSHYANPLAEFDKRAAAIERWAKSENADQLVDALDRSPWTPPNVFLFRYSADGYTLRLAEDVYPNDPNVKRYTVTFDPAVFDDPRFQVTERGPFVLVVRK; from the coding sequence ATGAACCGACCTGACCCTTCGAGACGTCCCTCCGCAAGCTCCGGGACTCCTCAGGGAGCGGAAGAGGACTCGCCCTCCGCACCGCAGGGTTCGACGGGCTACGGGCGCGCGGTCCTGTCGCTGCTGATCGCCGTGGTGGTCGGCGGGTTGGTGTCGATGGCGGGACTGACGGCCATCGGGACCGTCGAGTGGCCGGCGTTCAACTCCTCCAACGTGACCCGGTCGCTGACGACCGCCGGACAGGTGCTGGCGATCGCCATCCTGGTGATCGCCGCACTGCTCTATCGCTACGGCAAGGGCCGACTGCTGGTGCCGGTGCTGTCGGCGGCCGCGATGTCGGGCTTCGTCACGGTGACCATCGGGATGCCGCTGGGCGCAACACGTCTCTACCTCTTCGGACTATCGGTCGACCAGGAGTTCCGCACCGAATACCTCACCCGCATGACGTCGAGCCCGCACCTCGCGGACATGACCTACACCGATCTGCCGCCCTACTACCCGGCCGGCTGGTTCTGGTGGGGCGGCCGGTTCGCGAACCTGCTCGGCCAGCCCGGCTGGGAGACCTACAAGACCTGGGCGATCGTGTCGATGGCGGTGGCCGCGGCCGTCGGCGTCATCCTGTTCATCCGCATGTTCGGCGCGGATCGCGGTGTCGCGCTGGGCCTCGCGGTCACCACCGTCACGTTGCTGTACGCCTCGCCGGAGCCGTATGCGGCCATTCTGGTGCTGATCGGCGTACCCATGCTGATCACGCTGACCTACGCGCTGCGCGGACGAACCCGAGCCGTCGACGGGCCCATGGGTCCGCTCTTCGGCGCGACGAGTTGGCCCGCGGTGGCGGCGTCCGGTGTGTTCCTGGGGATCTCGGCCGCGACCTACACGCTCTACACCGGACTGTTCGCCCTCACAGCTGTCCTGCTGGCCGGTTACTTCGCCGTCCAAGGCTGGCTGAGCGCGTCGAACAAGGCCACGCCGTCGGCCACGGTGACAAGCCGCCGGCGCGGTGTCGTGCTCGCGGTGATCGGTCGTCTGGTCGTCGTCGGGGTCCTCTCCGGCCTGATCGCCCTGCTGGTGTGGGCGCCCTACCTGTGGGCACGCCTGACCAACACCCCTGCCAGCGGTGGGACCGCCGAACACTATCTGCCCGAACGCGGTTCGGTGCTGCCGCTGCCGATGTTCGGGCTGAACCTCGTCGGCGCGATCACGATGATCGGCCTCCTCTGGATTCTGCTGCGCTTCCGCACCCGCACCGTCGCCCTGGCCATGGGCGTCACCGTGGTGACGGTCTATCTGTTCTGCCTGCTGTCGATGCTGATGACGGCTCTGGGCACGACCCTGCTCTCGTTCCGTCTCGAGCCGATCCTGGTGGCCACACTGAGCGCGGCGGGCGTCTTCGGTGTCGTCGACCTCGCGCATGCGGCGGTACGGCGCTTCGGCGACGTTCGTGTGGTCGTGGGTACACTCGCCGTCCTCTCGGCAATCGCGATGGCACAGAGCATCCCGGGCCATCTGGGTACCGAGATCACCACCGCCTACACCGACACCGACGGATACGGCGAACGCGCCGACGCCCGCCCGGCCGGCGCCGAGTCGTACTTCGCGGAGCTGGACAAGCTGATCGGTGAACAGACCGGCCGGCCGCGCACCGAGAACGTCGTCCTCACCGCCGACTTCGGTTTCCTGTCGATTTACCCGTACTGGGGCTTCCAGGGACTCACCTCGCACTACGCGAACCCGCTGGCCGAATTCGACAAGCGCGCAGCCGCGATCGAGCGTTGGGCGAAAAGCGAGAACGCCGACCAGCTCGTCGACGCGCTCGACCGATCCCCGTGGACCCCGCCGAATGTCTTCCTGTTCCGCTACAGCGCAGACGGTTACACGCTCCGCCTCGCCGAGGACGTCTATCCCAACGATCCGAACGTGAAGCGATACACGGTCACCTTCGACCCGGCGGTGTTCGACGACCCGCGCTTCCAGGTCACCGAACGCGGCCCGTTCGTGCTCGTCGTCCGGAAGTGA
- a CDS encoding TetR/AcrR family transcriptional regulator, whose amino-acid sequence MQKPACPIRRRTAPEVRESLLVAAVAELDEAGPENASLRAIARRVGITHQSVAHHFADRRALFTAVAVRGFDNLHTEHMRALEQLPDDAPLGEAVATLGQVYVRFARDNRATVTLMMGSRLVDNKAPDLVAARARGWELHTRTVSDAADHGWGGGVPGNLIAVATFAMAHGLAALETDFADQLPDGTGIEDLLSLVNAAIITPPHQDS is encoded by the coding sequence ATGCAGAAGCCGGCTTGCCCGATCCGACGCCGGACCGCACCAGAGGTCCGTGAATCGCTGCTCGTCGCGGCTGTCGCCGAACTCGACGAGGCCGGGCCCGAGAACGCGAGCCTGCGTGCGATCGCCCGGCGGGTGGGTATCACGCATCAGTCGGTGGCCCACCACTTCGCCGATCGTCGGGCGTTGTTTACCGCGGTCGCGGTCCGCGGTTTCGACAACCTCCACACCGAACACATGCGCGCGCTCGAGCAACTGCCGGACGACGCCCCGCTCGGCGAGGCCGTCGCCACGCTGGGGCAGGTCTACGTCCGATTCGCGCGTGACAATCGCGCGACGGTCACGCTGATGATGGGCTCACGACTCGTCGACAACAAGGCGCCCGACCTGGTCGCGGCACGGGCGCGCGGATGGGAGTTGCACACGCGCACCGTCTCCGACGCCGCCGACCACGGTTGGGGCGGCGGCGTGCCCGGTAACCTCATCGCCGTCGCAACCTTCGCCATGGCGCACGGCCTGGCCGCACTGGAGACCGACTTCGCCGACCAATTGCCCGACGGCACCGGCATCGAAGACCTGCTCTCGCTGGTCAACGCCGCGATCATCACTCCGCCGCACCAGGATTCGTGA
- a CDS encoding decaprenylphospho-beta-D-erythro-pentofuranosid-2-ulose 2-reductase, which yields MINAVGVPQSILVLGGSSEIGLAITAEYLSKGPARVILATLPGDPTADAAVEKAKNAGATEVTQIDFDARATDTHRAVIDKAFADGDVDVAIVAFGIQGDDEQAWQDHGLAVAEAEINYTAAVSVGVLLGEKFKAQGHGQIIAMSSVAGERVRRSNFVYGSTKAGLDGFYLGLGEALRPFGARVLVIRPGQVRTRLSAHVKEAPLTVDKEDVGRLAVAAATKGKEIVWVPGPFRYIMMVLRHIPRPIFRKLPI from the coding sequence ATGATCAACGCCGTGGGCGTCCCACAGTCCATCCTGGTCCTGGGCGGCAGCTCCGAGATCGGGCTCGCCATCACCGCGGAGTACCTCAGCAAGGGCCCCGCGCGGGTCATCCTCGCCACCCTGCCGGGTGATCCCACCGCCGACGCGGCGGTGGAGAAGGCCAAGAACGCCGGCGCCACCGAGGTCACGCAGATCGACTTCGACGCCCGCGCCACCGACACGCACCGGGCGGTCATCGACAAGGCGTTCGCCGACGGTGACGTCGACGTCGCGATCGTCGCCTTCGGCATCCAGGGCGACGACGAGCAGGCCTGGCAGGACCACGGCCTCGCGGTCGCCGAAGCCGAGATCAACTACACCGCAGCCGTTTCCGTCGGAGTCCTGCTGGGCGAGAAGTTCAAGGCACAGGGCCACGGACAGATCATCGCGATGAGCTCGGTCGCCGGCGAGCGCGTGCGCCGCAGCAACTTCGTGTACGGCTCCACCAAGGCCGGACTCGACGGCTTCTACCTCGGGCTCGGAGAGGCGCTGCGCCCCTTCGGTGCTCGCGTCCTCGTCATCCGCCCCGGCCAGGTCCGCACCCGGTTGTCGGCGCATGTCAAGGAAGCGCCGCTCACGGTCGACAAGGAGGACGTGGGTCGCCTCGCGGTGGCCGCGGCCACCAAGGGCAAGGAGATCGTCTGGGTGCCGGGGCCGTTCCGCTACATCATGATGGTGCTCCGCCACATCCCGCGTCCGATCTTCCGCAAGCTGCCGATCTGA
- a CDS encoding arginase family protein — MRTTVLGVPNSAGAYCVGVERAPGALRAAGLVEQLRASGTDVVDAGDLTTRLWFPDRERPFAQNLGEEADALVELSTAAASLLAAEQCLLVLGGSCTVAVGLCDAMARAGERPRLVYIDRHLDLNTPLDDGGLTELDGDGTRAGSRGGRAGVGRSDVPHTVVQPSELVYLGVDLSRETTDWERGQAAEHRIAVVDQTALCDDPRGAAADARRILASGPFLVHLDVDVLDFLDAPIAENVNGRNSGPTIAILGQALGALLQDPDCWGLSIGQLDPAHASADRTAIPRLVSVLVSALSST, encoded by the coding sequence ATGAGAACGACGGTGCTGGGCGTGCCCAATAGTGCGGGCGCGTATTGCGTGGGCGTAGAACGAGCGCCCGGCGCGTTGCGAGCTGCCGGCCTTGTCGAACAGCTGCGGGCGTCGGGCACGGACGTCGTCGATGCCGGCGATCTGACGACGCGGCTGTGGTTTCCCGACCGTGAGCGACCGTTCGCGCAGAACCTCGGCGAAGAGGCGGATGCACTCGTCGAGCTTTCCACCGCTGCGGCGAGCCTGCTCGCAGCGGAGCAATGTCTGCTCGTGCTCGGCGGAAGCTGCACAGTCGCCGTCGGACTCTGTGACGCGATGGCACGTGCCGGAGAACGGCCCAGGCTCGTCTACATCGACCGGCATCTGGATCTCAACACCCCGCTCGACGACGGAGGGCTCACTGAGCTGGATGGGGATGGCACACGCGCTGGGTCTCGAGGGGGCCGCGCCGGAGTTGGTCGATCTGATGTACCGCACACCGTTGTGCAGCCGTCGGAGCTGGTCTACCTCGGCGTTGATCTGAGTCGAGAAACAACTGATTGGGAACGCGGACAGGCTGCAGAACACAGAATCGCGGTCGTCGATCAGACCGCGCTCTGCGACGACCCCCGAGGTGCGGCCGCCGACGCCCGCCGGATTCTGGCGTCCGGACCGTTCCTGGTGCATCTCGATGTCGACGTACTCGACTTTCTGGACGCGCCGATCGCCGAGAACGTGAACGGCCGAAACAGCGGGCCGACCATCGCGATCCTCGGACAGGCACTCGGCGCGCTGCTACAAGATCCCGACTGCTGGGGGTTGTCGATCGGGCAGCTCGACCCGGCGCATGCGTCGGCAGATCGAACCGCGATACCCAGGCTCGTGTCGGTGCTCGTCTCGGCACTGAGCTCCACCTAG
- a CDS encoding FAD-binding oxidoreductase, giving the protein MSTEELLPITTRKLVGWSRTTPIEGHVLSTPYPEVIAEAVARVADDNADKPDYLKRGVIARGLGRSYNESGQNSGGLTIDMTPLTRIYAIDDESATVDVDAGVSLDTLMQAALPHGLWVPVLPGTRQVTVGGAIAHDIHGKNHHSQGSFGNHVVEMQLLVADGRILTLTPGGSADDPNGELFWATIGGIGLTGIVLRAKIQMKRTESAYFIADTARTGSLQETLDLHLQDGFEDGYEYASGWFDTISAPPKLGRGTFSRGNLARVDELPEKYRDNPLSFNNKPLVRFPDIFPRGLANKLSFSAVGEAYYRIGPPSEGKVKNLAQFYHMLDVFGDWNNAYGRGGGFCQYQFIVPTGNEGEFTALIEDIQASGHVSFLNVIKLFGEGNRAPLSFPFKGWNVCLDFPVKAGLAEFLNELDRRVMAMGGRLYTAKDSRTSAENFHAMYPEIGDWIATRRRIDPNRVFMSDMGRRLELA; this is encoded by the coding sequence ATGTCTACTGAAGAGTTGCTGCCGATCACGACCCGCAAGCTGGTGGGCTGGTCTCGCACCACCCCGATCGAGGGTCACGTCCTGTCCACGCCGTACCCCGAGGTCATCGCCGAGGCGGTGGCCCGCGTGGCCGACGACAACGCGGACAAGCCGGACTACCTCAAGCGCGGCGTCATCGCCCGCGGGCTGGGCCGCTCGTACAACGAGTCGGGCCAGAACAGTGGTGGCCTCACGATCGACATGACCCCATTGACCAGGATTTACGCGATCGACGACGAGTCGGCCACGGTCGACGTCGACGCCGGCGTCTCCCTGGACACGCTCATGCAGGCGGCGCTCCCCCACGGCTTGTGGGTCCCGGTGCTCCCGGGTACCCGACAGGTGACGGTGGGCGGCGCGATCGCGCACGACATCCACGGGAAGAACCACCACAGCCAGGGCAGCTTCGGCAACCACGTCGTCGAGATGCAGCTGCTCGTCGCCGACGGCCGCATCCTCACCCTCACGCCGGGCGGCTCGGCCGACGACCCGAACGGCGAACTCTTCTGGGCGACCATCGGCGGCATCGGACTGACGGGCATCGTGTTGCGCGCCAAGATCCAGATGAAGCGCACCGAAAGCGCCTACTTCATCGCCGACACCGCGCGCACCGGCTCGCTGCAGGAGACCCTCGACCTGCATCTCCAGGACGGATTCGAGGACGGATACGAGTACGCCTCGGGCTGGTTCGACACCATCAGCGCGCCGCCGAAGCTCGGTCGCGGCACGTTTTCCCGGGGGAATCTCGCCCGCGTCGACGAACTGCCGGAGAAGTACCGCGACAACCCGCTGTCGTTCAACAACAAGCCACTCGTCCGGTTCCCCGACATCTTCCCGCGCGGGTTGGCGAACAAGCTCAGCTTCTCCGCAGTCGGCGAGGCGTACTACCGGATCGGACCGCCCAGTGAGGGCAAGGTCAAAAATCTCGCGCAGTTCTACCACATGCTCGACGTGTTCGGTGACTGGAACAACGCCTACGGACGCGGCGGCGGTTTCTGCCAGTACCAGTTCATCGTGCCGACCGGCAACGAGGGCGAGTTCACCGCGCTCATCGAGGACATCCAGGCGTCGGGCCATGTCAGCTTCCTCAACGTCATCAAACTCTTCGGCGAGGGCAACCGGGCGCCGCTGAGCTTCCCGTTCAAGGGCTGGAACGTCTGCCTCGACTTCCCGGTCAAGGCCGGCCTCGCCGAGTTCCTCAACGAGCTCGACCGCCGCGTCATGGCGATGGGCGGCCGCCTCTACACCGCCAAGGACTCGCGCACCTCGGCCGAGAACTTCCACGCCATGTACCCGGAGATCGGCGACTGGATCGCGACGCGTCGTCGCATCGACCCCAACCGGGTGTTCATGTCGGACATGGGTCGGCGACTCGAACTCGCCTGA
- a CDS encoding MMPL family transporter, with translation MSTDEGERQMTTRRERFARLRQGLSTEIRRPVRREVLRDRASQRPRFARFLYACSLPVIVIWLLIAGGLNIVVPQLESTVTEHAQSFLPDEASSVQALVKMGEYFGGGGSNNFVYVLMEGDEPLGPDARTYYDDLLAALTADTEHVNSAMDLWSNPDLAPAAQSSDGHVAYVLVNLAGNMGTALAMESTQSARDTVAASTPPPGIDVHVTGPSAVVNDEMVAINDSIILLVSVCALLVGAVLLLVYRSVVTAMVPLLGVGLALAVARATISFLAENEIIKVSIFAAALSAVIVLGAGTNYGIFLVGRYQEARRKGRDREDAYYDALAGVQHIVVASALTVAGAMACLAATRLAMFSTSGLPCTIAILITLAAPTLGPAVLALATRLGFVEPRESASPRRWRRIGTTVARWPGPVLAAALVVLAVMIIPLSMYAPSYNERRAQPADSPANVGFAAADRHLPPNIMAPSVLIVESDHDMRNAADLIALAQMTDAVASIDGVNAVQGITRPLGQTLDQGTLTSQAGYIGSRFGQMTSLLRDRITDLDAIGVTVDRLDTAIDGVDAALQQGAAGAGSLSDATAQLQRTSESTLTKVDELSAGIAPMRGLVGSIPRCQDVVACRTALTGLSVLDAFPHCGNRSGISPAAPAP, from the coding sequence ATGAGCACCGACGAAGGGGAGCGGCAGATGACCACCAGACGCGAGCGGTTCGCTCGACTCCGACAGGGACTCTCCACCGAGATCCGGCGGCCCGTTCGCCGCGAGGTGCTGCGCGACAGGGCATCGCAGAGGCCGCGGTTCGCACGCTTTCTGTACGCCTGTTCGCTGCCGGTCATAGTCATCTGGTTGCTCATCGCCGGTGGTCTCAACATCGTTGTGCCCCAGCTGGAATCGACGGTCACCGAACATGCGCAGTCTTTCCTGCCCGACGAGGCGTCGTCGGTGCAGGCGCTGGTCAAGATGGGCGAGTACTTCGGCGGCGGGGGCAGCAACAACTTCGTCTATGTACTCATGGAGGGTGACGAACCGCTGGGGCCCGACGCCCGCACCTACTACGACGACCTGCTGGCTGCGCTGACCGCGGACACCGAACACGTCAATTCCGCGATGGACCTGTGGTCGAATCCCGATCTCGCTCCGGCTGCACAGAGTTCCGACGGTCACGTTGCCTACGTCCTGGTGAATCTCGCCGGGAACATGGGCACCGCGCTGGCCATGGAGTCGACCCAGTCCGCGCGGGACACGGTCGCCGCGTCGACACCGCCACCCGGTATCGACGTGCACGTCACCGGTCCGTCGGCGGTCGTCAACGACGAGATGGTGGCGATCAACGACTCCATCATCCTGCTGGTCTCGGTGTGCGCATTGCTGGTCGGCGCCGTGTTGCTACTGGTCTACCGGTCCGTCGTCACCGCGATGGTGCCACTGCTCGGGGTAGGGCTGGCGTTGGCCGTGGCCCGCGCGACCATTTCCTTCTTGGCCGAGAACGAGATCATCAAGGTATCGATCTTCGCCGCGGCGCTGTCGGCGGTGATCGTCCTGGGCGCGGGCACCAACTACGGGATCTTCCTGGTGGGCCGGTACCAGGAGGCCCGCCGAAAGGGTCGCGACCGAGAAGACGCGTACTACGATGCGCTGGCCGGCGTCCAGCACATCGTCGTGGCGTCGGCGCTGACAGTGGCCGGTGCGATGGCGTGCCTGGCGGCAACGCGTCTGGCGATGTTCAGCACCTCGGGATTGCCCTGCACCATAGCCATTCTCATCACCCTGGCGGCGCCCACCCTCGGCCCCGCGGTCCTGGCGCTCGCCACCCGGCTCGGGTTCGTGGAGCCGCGCGAGTCGGCGTCGCCACGACGCTGGCGCCGGATCGGGACCACGGTCGCCCGCTGGCCCGGCCCGGTACTCGCCGCGGCACTCGTTGTTCTCGCGGTCATGATCATCCCGCTCTCGATGTACGCCCCGAGCTACAACGAACGTCGTGCCCAGCCGGCGGACTCGCCGGCGAACGTGGGATTCGCTGCGGCAGACAGGCACCTGCCGCCCAACATCATGGCGCCGAGCGTGCTCATCGTCGAGTCCGACCATGACATGCGCAATGCGGCGGATCTGATCGCCCTTGCGCAGATGACTGATGCCGTCGCCTCGATCGACGGCGTGAACGCCGTACAGGGGATCACCCGCCCGCTCGGACAGACCCTCGACCAGGGCACCCTCACCTCCCAGGCCGGGTACATCGGTAGCCGCTTCGGTCAGATGACATCGCTTCTGCGCGATCGGATCACCGATCTCGACGCGATCGGCGTAACGGTCGATCGTCTGGACACCGCCATCGACGGCGTCGACGCCGCGCTGCAGCAGGGGGCGGCCGGCGCGGGCTCCTTGTCCGATGCCACTGCGCAATTGCAACGAACGAGCGAGTCGACGCTCACCAAGGTCGACGAACTGTCGGCGGGGATTGCGCCGATGCGTGGACTCGTCGGGTCGATCCCGCGGTGCCAGGATGTCGTCGCGTGCCGCACCGCCCTGACCGGGCTGTCCGTTCTCGACGCGTTCCCGCACTGCGGGAATCGGTCCGGGATCTCGCCGGCGGCACCCGCTCCCTGA
- a CDS encoding peroxidase-related enzyme (This protein belongs to a clade of uncharacterized proteins related to peroxidases such as the alkylhydroperoxidase AhpD.), with product MTTSRFPLTELADLPDDLRERIDPVAEKSGFVPNIFRALGHRPNELRAFLDYHDVLMEEPGPLSKAERELVVVASSGANRCVYCVVAHGAILRVRSKDPHLSDHVATNPAGAVLDERQRAIVELTLALTRTPELFADSDMARARQAGLTDDEIWDVGAITAFFAASNRLAHLTAVAPNHEFYSMGR from the coding sequence ATGACCACGAGCCGATTCCCCTTGACCGAACTCGCCGACCTGCCGGATGACCTTCGTGAACGGATCGACCCCGTCGCGGAGAAGTCCGGTTTCGTCCCCAACATCTTTCGCGCCCTGGGGCATCGCCCGAACGAGCTGCGAGCGTTCCTCGATTATCACGACGTGTTGATGGAGGAACCGGGCCCGCTGTCGAAGGCCGAACGTGAACTGGTCGTGGTCGCCTCGTCTGGAGCGAACAGATGCGTCTACTGCGTCGTCGCCCACGGCGCCATCCTGCGCGTGCGATCCAAGGATCCACACCTCTCCGATCACGTGGCAACCAACCCTGCCGGAGCGGTCCTGGATGAGCGTCAGCGCGCGATCGTCGAGCTCACTCTCGCCCTGACCAGGACCCCAGAACTGTTCGCGGACAGCGACATGGCTCGCGCCCGGCAAGCGGGGCTCACCGATGACGAGATCTGGGACGTCGGGGCGATCACTGCGTTCTTCGCCGCGTCGAACCGACTCGCACACCTGACGGCGGTGGCACCCAATCACGAGTTCTATTCCATGGGTCGGTGA
- a CDS encoding AurF N-oxygenase family protein: MEALRDVTRSDDGIDEVSQRLLASAARLSRNALTEIDWDAPLEKEKYGCSPEWSTLYGTAYWEEMTEQQRIALTRHETASIMSIGIWFEMMLQEMVIRDQYLGDYHRPEFQFALTEVADECRHSLMFAKTSYKLTGTSYTPHPRLGRFGKLFMRVAGSEVAYAGILAAEEVLDVLQRGCMRDDRVLPLVRTVNEIHVLEESRHMRFAREEVRHFMAEASWIRRQLSSVITAMAVSYILVSLVRPKAYADAGLDHRRAVGEMRRNHHFQSMVRSGCAHLMGFLDEVGLLTRPAARIYRKVHML, from the coding sequence ATGGAAGCGCTCAGAGATGTGACCCGTTCCGACGACGGAATCGACGAGGTGTCGCAGCGCCTGCTGGCATCTGCCGCGCGGTTGTCGCGCAATGCACTGACCGAGATCGACTGGGATGCGCCGCTCGAGAAGGAGAAGTACGGCTGCAGCCCGGAGTGGTCGACTCTGTATGGAACGGCCTACTGGGAAGAGATGACCGAGCAGCAGCGGATCGCCCTCACCCGGCACGAGACCGCGTCGATCATGAGCATCGGCATCTGGTTCGAGATGATGCTGCAGGAGATGGTGATCCGCGATCAGTACCTCGGGGACTACCACCGCCCGGAGTTCCAGTTCGCCCTGACCGAGGTCGCCGACGAGTGTCGGCATTCGCTGATGTTCGCCAAGACGTCGTACAAGCTGACCGGGACCAGCTACACGCCTCATCCGCGCCTGGGTCGCTTCGGCAAGTTGTTCATGCGCGTCGCGGGCAGCGAAGTCGCCTACGCCGGAATCCTTGCCGCCGAGGAAGTCCTGGACGTGCTGCAGCGGGGCTGCATGCGTGACGATCGGGTGCTGCCGCTCGTGCGCACCGTCAACGAGATCCACGTCCTCGAGGAATCTCGCCACATGCGTTTCGCGCGAGAGGAAGTGCGCCACTTTATGGCGGAAGCCAGTTGGATTCGGCGACAGCTCAGTTCGGTGATCACCGCGATGGCCGTGTCCTACATCCTCGTCAGCCTCGTCCGCCCGAAGGCCTACGCCGACGCCGGTCTGGACCACCGTCGGGCGGTCGGAGAGATGCGCCGCAACCACCATTTCCAGTCGATGGTCCGCTCGGGTTGCGCACACCTCATGGGCTTCCTCGACGAGGTGGGTCTGCTCACCCGGCCCGCGGCACGGATCTACCGCAAGGTGCACATGCTCTGA